A window of Flavobacterium flavigenum contains these coding sequences:
- a CDS encoding ABC transporter ATP-binding protein, producing MKNFKRFLKYLIPHKKNLIISIIFNVLYALFSAISMLSLFPLMKVLFSDGEKIHVRPVYEGFKSIDKRYLEDSLNYFITHNTEVNGALDTLIWMVIFVLTTFLLKNLFNFISIVYMTYLNNGILKDLRNDVYQKVISLPVSFFSNERKGDLISRMTSDINTIKSAFLSILMMVSEPLTIVFTLISMVFISWKLTIFVFLFLPLSGILISRMSKSIKSQSGDIFSLEGHLLSDIEETLGGIKVIKNFTSENFFIRRYLNSTEFINNLNNKIGVRMSLAGPMSEFLGIFVISILLVYGGSLVLIDGSMSGSAFIAYMGLAYQILTPAKAITKANQALMGGNAAYERVAFILDATNPLKDNLDAIEITEFKHEIKFTNVWFKYDSEYVLKDFNLTVPKGKRVALVGESGSGKSTLANLVTRLYDVSEGSITFDGINIKDVTADSLRKQMGIVAQDSILFNDTIANNISLSIDNPDIEAVKNAAKVANAHNFISEFPEQYNSPVGDGGGMLSGGQRQRVAIARAVMKNPPIMILDEATSALDTESEQLVQIGLENMMENRTSIVIAHRLSTIQNADLIVVMSKGRIVEQGTHEQLLNMNGVYANLVSLQSLEVN from the coding sequence ATGAAAAATTTTAAACGCTTTTTAAAGTATTTAATACCCCACAAGAAGAATTTAATAATCAGTATCATCTTTAATGTTTTATATGCACTTTTTTCTGCTATTTCGATGCTTTCGCTTTTCCCATTAATGAAGGTATTGTTTTCAGATGGTGAAAAAATACATGTAAGACCTGTATATGAAGGGTTTAAAAGTATTGATAAAAGATATTTGGAAGACTCTTTAAATTATTTCATAACACACAATACTGAAGTAAACGGAGCTTTGGATACGTTGATATGGATGGTAATATTTGTTTTGACTACTTTTTTGTTGAAAAACCTTTTCAATTTCATTTCCATTGTATACATGACCTATTTGAATAATGGAATTTTGAAAGATTTGCGAAATGATGTTTATCAGAAAGTAATTAGTTTACCTGTTTCTTTTTTTTCAAATGAAAGAAAGGGTGATTTAATTTCAAGAATGACCTCAGATATCAATACAATAAAAAGTGCTTTTTTAAGTATTTTGATGATGGTTAGTGAACCATTGACTATTGTATTCACTCTGATATCGATGGTTTTTATAAGTTGGAAATTAACCATATTCGTTTTTCTTTTTCTTCCTCTTTCAGGGATTTTAATATCCAGAATGAGCAAATCTATTAAAAGTCAGTCGGGTGATATTTTCTCTCTGGAGGGACATCTTTTATCAGATATTGAAGAAACTCTAGGCGGTATAAAAGTGATTAAAAATTTCACATCTGAGAATTTTTTCATACGACGTTATTTGAATTCAACAGAATTTATTAATAATCTAAACAATAAAATAGGCGTTAGGATGAGCCTGGCAGGACCTATGAGTGAGTTTTTAGGGATTTTTGTAATTTCTATTCTATTGGTTTACGGAGGGTCTTTAGTGTTGATTGACGGATCTATGAGTGGTAGTGCTTTTATCGCATATATGGGTCTGGCTTATCAAATATTGACACCAGCTAAGGCTATAACCAAAGCCAATCAGGCTTTAATGGGAGGAAATGCAGCTTATGAAAGGGTTGCTTTTATTTTAGACGCAACCAATCCGCTAAAAGACAATCTTGATGCTATAGAGATTACCGAATTTAAGCATGAAATTAAATTTACGAATGTTTGGTTTAAATACGATTCGGAATATGTTTTAAAAGATTTTAATCTGACAGTGCCAAAAGGAAAAAGAGTGGCGCTGGTAGGGGAATCCGGAAGTGGAAAATCAACATTGGCAAACTTAGTGACAAGGTTGTATGATGTCTCAGAAGGAAGTATCACTTTTGATGGTATAAACATTAAAGATGTTACTGCAGATTCTTTAAGAAAACAAATGGGAATTGTTGCTCAGGATTCTATTTTATTTAATGATACTATTGCTAATAATATTTCGTTAAGTATAGATAATCCTGATATAGAGGCTGTTAAAAATGCTGCAAAAGTGGCAAATGCCCATAATTTTATTTCAGAATTTCCTGAGCAGTATAATAGCCCTGTCGGTGATGGAGGCGGAATGCTGTCAGGAGGTCAGCGACAGCGTGTAGCTATTGCCAGGGCGGTGATGAAAAATCCACCTATTATGATTCTGGATGAAGCCACATCGGCATTAGATACTGAATCAGAACAATTAGTTCAGATTGGCTTAGAGAATATGATGGAAAACAGAACATCAATTGTAATTGCACACCGTTTATCTACCATTCAAAATGCTGATTTAATTGTTGTAATGAGTAAAGGCAGGATTGTAGAGCAAGGTACTCATGAGCAACTGCTCAATATGAATGGAGTGTATGCCAATTTAGTGAGCTTGCAGTCTTTAGAGGTGAATTAA
- a CDS encoding acyltransferase family protein: MHKRNYFPHIDGLRGIAVLLVLLFHLDITVLKGGFIGVDVFFVISGYLISSILIPKIDQKDFSFKEFYFRRIKRLMPSMLFVVILTLLMAYFVYPLFLFEKTLKSSTATVLSFSNVYFFLESGYFDSSSYIKPLLHTWSLSVEEQFYLIWPFLLFFTLKIKKTVHRVLVLSSFAVISFFFSEYYLTINSSAAFFLTPFRVFEFLIGTLLFWTNKFEFKSYAKESLSLIGITGLIFLASFYDNKVLFPGINALLPCLFSAILIHNTGQTKYVSRIYNNQLIRWLGRISYSLYLIHWPFVVFYKHLYGPNLNPKDQIILFFSAIVVGFIIYKCIETPFRVTKRKESKIIILIFTTMVLILVTNYCLLHFESFFFKNTTTKTYGLKQIEEGKNLRFQLLSDTINDLNLKNTKHTEQVLILGDSHAPDALNFLKLAYPNYDYRMLSEGGCPPMVSDDLKLINNHPPEMKDKCYVMMDKIYRNNFLSKYEYIVINVMFGWYKPENLVAFVKEIKKKTKAKIIVFGNYIVLKRDMPEITGSGETITNKDIESFGLYDNELKIKSKGLYQFISKKELLSNGNNLKDCVLFTAQNAPMSYDSNHLSFEFSKTISDSLRIKKINIFKKK, from the coding sequence ATGCATAAAAGAAATTACTTCCCACATATTGATGGATTGCGAGGTATTGCGGTTCTATTGGTTTTGCTTTTTCATCTCGATATAACTGTATTAAAAGGAGGATTCATCGGTGTAGATGTTTTCTTTGTAATTAGTGGCTATCTCATAAGTTCTATTTTAATACCTAAAATAGATCAAAAAGATTTTTCTTTTAAAGAGTTTTATTTTAGGCGAATAAAAAGATTGATGCCATCTATGCTATTCGTAGTGATACTCACATTATTAATGGCTTATTTCGTTTATCCTCTTTTTTTATTCGAGAAAACATTAAAATCATCAACCGCCACAGTTCTATCCTTCTCCAATGTCTATTTTTTTTTAGAATCGGGTTATTTTGATAGTAGTTCATATATTAAACCTTTATTACATACTTGGTCTTTATCTGTTGAAGAACAGTTTTATCTTATTTGGCCTTTTTTATTGTTTTTTACTTTAAAAATAAAAAAAACGGTTCATAGAGTTTTAGTTTTATCTTCATTTGCAGTAATTAGCTTTTTTTTTTCTGAATATTATTTAACAATAAATAGTTCGGCTGCTTTTTTTCTTACTCCATTCCGAGTTTTTGAATTTCTAATAGGCACATTGCTTTTTTGGACTAATAAATTTGAATTTAAATCGTATGCAAAAGAATCGCTATCGCTAATAGGAATTACAGGTCTAATTTTTCTAGCTTCTTTTTATGATAATAAAGTCCTGTTTCCTGGAATAAATGCTTTATTGCCTTGCTTATTTTCAGCTATTTTAATTCACAATACAGGTCAAACAAAATATGTTAGTCGAATTTATAATAATCAATTAATAAGATGGTTGGGCAGAATATCCTATTCTTTATACTTGATTCATTGGCCCTTTGTCGTTTTTTATAAACATCTATACGGTCCGAATTTAAATCCGAAAGACCAAATTATACTTTTTTTTAGTGCTATCGTGGTTGGATTTATCATCTATAAATGTATTGAAACTCCTTTTAGAGTAACTAAAAGAAAAGAATCCAAAATAATTATTCTTATTTTTACAACAATGGTCTTAATTTTAGTAACAAATTATTGTTTGCTTCATTTTGAATCATTCTTTTTTAAGAATACCACTACTAAAACATATGGCTTAAAACAGATTGAGGAAGGCAAAAATTTAAGGTTTCAACTTTTAAGCGATACCATAAATGACTTAAATTTAAAAAATACAAAACACACAGAACAAGTGTTAATACTTGGAGATAGTCATGCTCCAGATGCACTTAATTTTTTGAAATTAGCCTATCCTAATTACGATTACCGAATGCTTTCAGAAGGAGGTTGTCCACCAATGGTTTCGGATGATTTAAAATTAATTAACAATCATCCCCCCGAAATGAAAGACAAATGCTATGTTATGATGGATAAAATTTATAGAAATAATTTTTTATCAAAGTATGAATACATTGTAATCAACGTAATGTTTGGCTGGTATAAACCCGAAAATTTAGTAGCTTTTGTAAAAGAAATAAAAAAGAAAACAAAAGCTAAAATTATCGTTTTTGGAAATTATATAGTTTTGAAACGAGATATGCCAGAAATCACAGGTTCAGGAGAAACCATAACAAATAAAGACATCGAAAGTTTTGGACTTTATGATAACGAATTGAAAATTAAATCAAAAGGCCTCTACCAATTTATTAGCAAAAAAGAATTACTGTCTAATGGGAATAATCTCAAGGATTGTGTACTATTTACGGCTCAAAATGCCCCAATGTCCTACGATAGTAATCACTTAAGTTTTGAATTTTCCAAAACAATTTCGGACAGTTTACGGATTAAAAAAATTAATATTTTTAAGAAAAAATAG
- a CDS encoding glycosyltransferase — protein MQISRPIKSFFKKTFKPQKLKKIIPLELVRKNIIFDESEKPIVSIIIPFYNEEKYTWNCLIHLNNNLTKKYPYEIILVDDNSSENYDFSLISGIKLIKNEKNLGFLKNINKGIRVAKGEYIYILNNDTAVEKNFMEELFYVFENYKDVGAVGSKLLNANGTLQEAGSVFLENFKIHQVVRKKHPKDSEINYIYQVDYCSGCSLLFKKFKDDGITLNLLDEIFVPAYFEETDFCFDLKYNQNKYIYYTPFSEVLHYNGISYNGKKKSDKKSLQKKELLYKINSQKFENKWKKEIESIKATTIEERIIEKYNNKSIAFVIKFMPEYDKDSGANRLNEIIKGFINLKFHVTLIVTNINPKDPYIIYYQKMGVNVYYNQYQEKKFVEYLNKTNKNVSLIWFYGPDTFKECFFKFKNVFNNAKLIYDMVDIHHLRYQKALIIDKDKSHELNYKKYKEIETEFVKNADYIIPISETEKEYMKLFSNEEKLIEISNIHYSKINIDSIKHFSERKDILFIGSTHHPNVNAIEFLYNSIMPIVWETLPEIKVNVVGNINELVKNIKDDRFVFHGYVSNVDAIFNSVKLMVAPLQIGAGVKGKIGQALEYHLPVVTTEIGAEGMFLIDNENALIANEANEFAEKIIKLYCDELVWKKLSTNSEKSLHPFSVEKLNHTILEHFN, from the coding sequence ATGCAGATTTCACGTCCAATAAAATCTTTCTTTAAAAAAACTTTTAAACCCCAAAAATTAAAAAAAATAATCCCATTAGAACTTGTTAGAAAAAATATAATTTTTGACGAGTCTGAAAAACCTATTGTTTCTATAATAATACCATTTTATAATGAAGAAAAATATACTTGGAATTGTTTAATCCATCTGAATAATAATTTAACAAAAAAATATCCATATGAAATCATTTTAGTTGACGATAATAGTTCTGAAAACTATGATTTTTCACTCATCTCCGGAATTAAATTAATTAAAAATGAGAAGAATTTAGGCTTTTTAAAAAATATAAATAAAGGAATAAGAGTAGCCAAAGGAGAATATATCTACATCTTAAATAATGATACAGCTGTAGAAAAAAACTTTATGGAAGAATTGTTCTATGTTTTCGAAAACTATAAAGATGTAGGTGCAGTAGGTTCTAAATTATTAAATGCAAATGGTACATTACAAGAAGCCGGAAGTGTTTTTCTTGAAAATTTTAAGATTCATCAAGTAGTTAGAAAAAAGCACCCTAAAGATTCTGAAATAAATTATATATACCAAGTTGATTATTGCTCAGGATGTAGTTTACTATTCAAAAAATTTAAAGATGATGGAATTACATTAAATCTTTTAGATGAAATATTTGTTCCAGCCTATTTTGAAGAAACAGACTTTTGTTTTGATCTGAAATACAACCAAAACAAATACATATATTATACACCATTCTCTGAAGTACTTCACTATAACGGAATTTCTTATAATGGAAAAAAAAAATCAGATAAAAAGTCACTACAAAAAAAAGAGTTACTTTATAAAATTAACAGCCAGAAGTTTGAAAATAAATGGAAAAAAGAAATAGAATCTATTAAAGCAACCACTATTGAAGAAAGAATTATTGAAAAATATAATAATAAATCGATTGCTTTTGTAATTAAATTTATGCCTGAATATGATAAGGATTCTGGTGCAAATAGATTAAATGAAATAATTAAGGGCTTTATCAATTTAAAATTCCATGTTACTCTGATAGTCACGAATATAAATCCTAAAGACCCATATATAATATATTATCAAAAAATGGGAGTTAATGTATATTACAACCAATACCAAGAAAAAAAATTCGTAGAGTATTTAAATAAAACAAATAAAAATGTAAGTCTAATTTGGTTCTATGGTCCTGACACTTTTAAAGAATGTTTTTTTAAATTCAAAAATGTTTTCAACAACGCTAAACTTATTTATGATATGGTTGATATCCACCATTTAAGATATCAAAAAGCATTAATAATTGATAAAGACAAATCACACGAATTAAACTACAAAAAATACAAAGAAATTGAAACAGAATTTGTGAAAAATGCAGATTACATAATCCCTATTTCTGAGACAGAAAAAGAATACATGAAATTATTTTCTAATGAAGAAAAGCTTATCGAAATTTCAAACATACATTATAGTAAAATAAATATCGATTCAATAAAACATTTTTCTGAAAGAAAAGACATTTTATTTATTGGCTCAACCCACCATCCAAATGTAAATGCAATTGAATTTTTATATAACTCAATAATGCCAATCGTTTGGGAAACATTGCCAGAAATAAAGGTTAATGTAGTCGGCAATATTAATGAATTAGTAAAAAATATAAAAGACGATCGATTTGTTTTTCATGGTTATGTATCAAATGTTGATGCAATTTTTAATTCAGTTAAATTAATGGTTGCTCCACTACAGATAGGTGCAGGTGTTAAAGGTAAAATAGGTCAGGCGCTTGAATACCATCTTCCAGTAGTTACTACCGAAATAGGTGCTGAAGGGATGTTTTTAATTGACAATGAAAATGCCTTAATTGCAAATGAAGCTAATGAATTTGCAGAAAAAATAATTAAATTATACTGTGATGAATTAGTCTGGAAAAAACTTTCTACAAATTCAGAAAAAAGTCTACATCCTTTTTCGGTTGAAAAACTAAATCATACGATTTTAGAGCATTTTAATTAA
- a CDS encoding glycosyltransferase: MGIFKTIKLHIERENKIKRQSVTSIPNFETYSSAKKTIVFVSNALPKYDEDSGSNRLKEIILLYKDLGFNCIICVENIFERDKYVSFYSDLGIIVFLETYLYKNYLFFLKSIPHIDYIWYNGPKNFSKYLSRLSECFPESKSIFDMVDIHFLRYKRAIEIEPYRISLRKKYYQYFKIETKLAKKADVVIAISEVEKEIMSQYLKENQILLISNIHYCKIDESQIAPFEKRSDILFIGSSHEPNIDAIHYLYNEIMPKVWLKLPNLKVNVIGNVKNKIHSISHPNFKLLGFVENIESYFINSKLMVAPLRYGAGVKGKIGQSFEYFLPVVTTSIGAEGMYLENKKNAFISETADEFSKQIITLYNDKEMWSKLSVNSTESLYPFSKEKLKSVLKEI, encoded by the coding sequence ATGGGAATATTTAAAACCATAAAATTACACATTGAAAGAGAAAATAAAATCAAAAGACAGTCTGTAACCTCTATACCAAATTTTGAAACCTACAGCTCTGCGAAAAAAACAATTGTTTTTGTGAGTAATGCGCTGCCAAAATATGATGAAGATTCTGGCTCAAATCGACTTAAGGAAATTATTCTCTTGTATAAAGATTTAGGTTTCAACTGCATTATTTGTGTTGAAAATATTTTTGAAAGAGACAAATATGTCAGTTTTTATAGTGATTTGGGTATTATTGTATTTTTAGAAACCTATCTGTATAAAAATTATTTGTTTTTTTTAAAATCCATACCTCATATCGACTACATCTGGTATAATGGGCCGAAAAACTTTAGTAAATATCTCTCCAGACTTTCTGAATGTTTTCCAGAATCGAAATCCATATTTGATATGGTAGACATTCATTTTTTAAGATATAAAAGAGCTATAGAAATTGAACCTTATCGAATTTCGTTAAGAAAAAAATATTATCAGTATTTTAAAATAGAAACGAAATTAGCAAAAAAAGCAGATGTTGTTATCGCAATATCTGAAGTTGAAAAAGAAATCATGTCACAGTATTTGAAAGAAAATCAGATATTGTTAATTTCGAATATACATTATTGTAAAATAGACGAAAGTCAAATTGCCCCATTTGAAAAAAGAAGCGATATTTTATTTATTGGTTCTTCACATGAACCAAATATAGATGCTATTCATTACTTATATAATGAAATAATGCCAAAAGTCTGGCTAAAATTACCCAACTTAAAAGTAAATGTAATTGGAAATGTAAAAAATAAGATTCATTCTATCTCCCATCCTAATTTCAAACTATTGGGATTTGTAGAAAATATTGAGTCCTATTTTATCAACTCTAAACTGATGGTTGCTCCTTTACGTTATGGCGCAGGAGTAAAAGGAAAAATAGGCCAGTCTTTTGAATACTTTTTACCTGTAGTAACGACTTCTATAGGCGCTGAAGGAATGTATTTAGAAAACAAAAAAAATGCTTTTATTTCTGAAACTGCAGATGAATTTTCAAAACAGATAATTACACTTTACAATGATAAAGAAATGTGGTCTAAATTATCTGTTAACTCTACTGAAAGCCTTTATCCTTTTTCAAAAGAAAAATTAAAATCTGTATTAAAAGAAATTTAA
- a CDS encoding DUF5672 family protein → MKHLVKVVIPIYKNHFGFLEEKSLLQCLSVLKEYPIVLVQPEGLDNSYITDRFQNVSAESFSKKYFESISGYNELLLSSCFYERFLDSEFMLIYQLDAFVFKDNLKEWCEKGYDYIGAPWIATQHTKIVSKILALFDSKKKKERKQIFYKVGNGGFSLRRVSSHYKISKEHQSFISDFLQADNKAIYSIEDVFWSIKAPEFNENFKIPHYTEALHFAIDRKPEIAMKLTNDVLPFGCHGINKPKVVDFWKPILDNY, encoded by the coding sequence ATGAAACATTTAGTAAAAGTTGTCATACCTATTTATAAAAATCATTTTGGGTTCCTTGAAGAGAAATCTTTGTTGCAATGTTTAAGTGTTCTCAAAGAGTATCCAATTGTTTTAGTACAGCCAGAAGGTCTGGATAATTCTTATATAACAGACAGGTTTCAGAATGTTTCTGCAGAAAGTTTTTCAAAAAAATATTTTGAAAGTATTTCAGGCTATAACGAATTGCTTTTGTCTTCATGTTTTTATGAGCGGTTTTTAGATTCAGAATTTATGCTGATTTATCAGTTGGATGCTTTTGTTTTTAAAGATAATTTAAAAGAATGGTGCGAAAAGGGGTACGATTATATTGGCGCTCCCTGGATTGCAACTCAACATACTAAAATTGTATCGAAAATCCTTGCTCTTTTTGATTCTAAAAAGAAAAAAGAACGCAAGCAGATTTTTTATAAAGTAGGTAATGGAGGATTTTCATTACGTAGGGTTAGTTCACATTATAAAATTTCAAAAGAACACCAGTCTTTCATTTCTGATTTTTTGCAAGCTGACAATAAAGCTATATATTCTATCGAAGATGTTTTTTGGTCAATAAAAGCACCAGAATTTAATGAAAATTTTAAAATCCCTCATTATACGGAAGCGCTGCATTTTGCAATAGACAGAAAACCGGAAATTGCTATGAAATTAACTAATGATGTCCTCCCATTTGGTTGTCACGGGATTAATAAACCTAAAGTTGTTGATTTTTGGAAACCAATACTGGATAATTATTAA
- a CDS encoding Kdo domain containing protein, protein MQEVYHQDFIKQKEAIKNSILNFDKDGNEFINGKRNKIKLFVLDKITVNVKSFKVPNLINQIVYAYFRPSKARRSYEFANILLEKGILTPQPIAYIENFTIFGLEKSYYISEHLNCDLTYRELVENPDFPDHENILRQFTKFSYDLHEKGVEFLDHSPGNTLIVKKSESKYDFYLVDLNRMKFHNQLDFHSRMKNLSKITPKKEMVAVMSNEYARLSGLNEQKVFATMWQLTQEFQYRFYRKKKIKRVLKFWKKR, encoded by the coding sequence ATGCAGGAAGTTTATCATCAGGATTTTATTAAACAAAAAGAAGCTATAAAAAATAGTATACTAAATTTTGATAAAGATGGCAACGAATTCATAAACGGGAAACGGAATAAAATTAAGCTTTTTGTTCTTGATAAAATCACGGTAAACGTAAAGTCATTTAAAGTTCCAAATCTCATAAATCAGATTGTTTATGCTTATTTCAGACCTTCTAAAGCACGAAGATCGTATGAATTTGCAAATATTCTTTTAGAAAAAGGTATTTTAACTCCTCAGCCAATTGCTTATATTGAAAATTTCACAATATTTGGTTTAGAAAAAAGCTACTATATAAGTGAACACCTCAACTGTGATTTAACATACAGGGAACTAGTTGAAAACCCTGATTTTCCGGACCATGAAAATATTTTACGACAATTCACAAAATTTAGTTATGACTTGCATGAAAAAGGAGTTGAGTTTCTGGATCATTCTCCAGGAAACACTTTAATTGTTAAAAAGAGTGAAAGTAAATATGATTTCTATTTAGTTGACTTAAACCGAATGAAATTTCATAATCAGCTGGATTTTCATTCAAGAATGAAAAATTTATCTAAAATTACTCCAAAAAAAGAGATGGTCGCTGTTATGAGTAATGAATATGCACGACTTTCAGGATTAAATGAGCAAAAAGTATTTGCTACAATGTGGCAGTTAACACAAGAATTCCAATACCGTTTTTACCGTAAAAAAAAGATAAAAAGGGTATTGAAATTTTGGAAAAAACGATAA
- a CDS encoding glycosyltransferase family 9 protein, with amino-acid sequence MKILIIQQKRIGDVLTSSILANSLKKEYPNATIDFMCYANCAEVLKDNPAISNIIILEQKVRKNYFSLFKFIFKIRSQKYHAVIDAYSKLETNLITLFSGAKYKISYEKGYSKAFYNYNIKRLANGTKSNYGLAIENRLRLLNPLIKKEIIDFKPKIFLSEEEIKEAKKTVLEAKIPTNQPLFMIGILGSEWYKTYPIQKMAELLDYTVQKKNASLLFNYIPNQKEEALQLYNLCNKKTQEAIFFDIYGKSLREFLGLLSQCTALIGNEGGAVNMAKALMVPTFSLFSPSVDKETWQIFEDNKNISIHLKDLKPEIYAQHDEKHIKEHTFKYFEEYPIELIKQKLDTFFNEINN; translated from the coding sequence ATGAAGATTTTAATCATTCAGCAAAAACGAATTGGTGATGTTCTGACTAGTTCAATATTAGCCAATAGCTTAAAAAAAGAGTATCCAAATGCTACTATCGACTTTATGTGCTACGCCAACTGTGCAGAAGTATTAAAAGACAACCCTGCTATTTCTAATATCATTATTTTAGAACAAAAAGTTCGAAAAAATTACTTCTCGCTATTTAAATTTATTTTTAAAATCAGAAGTCAAAAATATCATGCTGTTATTGACGCATATAGTAAACTAGAAACTAATCTGATTACATTATTTTCTGGAGCAAAGTATAAAATATCCTACGAAAAAGGCTACTCTAAAGCATTTTACAATTACAATATAAAAAGACTAGCAAACGGTACCAAAAGCAATTATGGTTTAGCTATTGAAAATCGATTGCGTCTATTAAATCCTTTAATAAAAAAAGAGATTATTGATTTTAAACCAAAAATTTTTCTTTCTGAAGAAGAAATTAAGGAAGCTAAAAAAACAGTTTTAGAAGCTAAAATCCCAACAAACCAACCTTTGTTTATGATTGGAATTTTAGGAAGCGAATGGTACAAAACATATCCAATTCAAAAAATGGCTGAATTATTAGATTATACCGTTCAAAAAAAAAATGCGTCACTGCTATTCAATTATATACCTAATCAAAAAGAAGAAGCTTTACAACTTTACAACTTATGTAATAAAAAAACACAAGAGGCTATCTTTTTTGACATTTACGGCAAAAGTCTTCGCGAATTTTTAGGGTTATTATCACAGTGCACCGCTTTAATTGGAAACGAAGGTGGAGCTGTAAATATGGCTAAAGCATTGATGGTACCGACATTTTCATTGTTCTCTCCAAGTGTTGACAAAGAAACGTGGCAAATTTTTGAGGACAATAAAAACATCTCAATTCATCTTAAAGATTTGAAACCAGAAATTTATGCCCAACATGATGAAAAACACATCAAGGAACACACTTTTAAATATTTTGAAGAATATCCAATTGAATTAATCAAACAAAAATTAGATACTTTTTTTAACGAAATAAATAATTAA
- a CDS encoding glycosyltransferase family 2 protein, protein MAISGLVITFNEEKNIGKCIDALFRVCDEVIIVDSMSKDKTVAIAEAKGAKVVSQAFLGDGPQRTHGLQFCKNEWVLNLDADEFLDKDAEKFILENQYLSDSYDAFSFRVKNFLADELIDFSGWYPDHKVRFFNQKTARPSDAMVHQKIISTNEKKVSVHILHYGWDSLEQIIAKKNQYSTWHAQQLFDQGKRIGAVKPVINGLTAFVRCYFFKKGIFNGIDGITIALIQGFFSHMKYAKLLKLQRQEKN, encoded by the coding sequence ATGGCTATTAGCGGTTTGGTTATCACATTTAATGAAGAAAAAAACATTGGAAAATGTATTGATGCTTTGTTTAGAGTTTGTGATGAGGTCATAATTGTTGATTCAATGAGTAAAGATAAAACAGTTGCTATTGCTGAGGCTAAAGGTGCAAAAGTAGTTTCTCAGGCTTTCTTAGGTGATGGTCCACAACGAACTCATGGATTACAGTTTTGTAAAAATGAATGGGTTTTAAATTTAGATGCAGATGAATTTTTAGATAAAGATGCTGAGAAATTTATTTTAGAAAACCAATATTTGTCTGATAGCTATGATGCTTTTTCCTTTCGTGTTAAAAACTTTTTAGCAGATGAATTAATAGACTTTTCAGGCTGGTATCCAGATCATAAAGTTCGCTTTTTTAATCAAAAAACAGCCAGGCCCTCAGATGCAATGGTGCATCAAAAAATTATTTCTACTAATGAAAAAAAAGTTTCAGTTCATATCTTGCATTATGGATGGGATTCTTTGGAGCAAATTATAGCAAAAAAGAATCAATATTCTACATGGCATGCACAGCAACTCTTTGATCAGGGTAAAAGAATAGGAGCAGTTAAACCAGTTATTAATGGTTTAACTGCTTTTGTAAGGTGTTATTTCTTTAAAAAAGGAATCTTCAATGGAATTGACGGAATAACTATTGCCTTAATCCAGGGTTTCTTTTCCCATATGAAATATGCAAAACTGTTAAAATTACAAAGACAAGAAAAAAATTAA